The proteins below are encoded in one region of Rhododendron vialii isolate Sample 1 chromosome 7a, ASM3025357v1:
- the LOC131334850 gene encoding dynamin-related protein 4C-like: MGSRYSTTAQQQLQNAHVEDEEGNPRLSIMAEDGEETSLPISAHPPLMFSFNERIRPLLDVVDKLRHLKVAQEGIQLPTIVVVGDQSSGKSSVLESLAGISLPRGQGICTRVPLIMRLQHHQNPQPELHLEYHGKIVPTGETHVAEAIVLATDEIAGNEKGISNVPLTLVVKKKGVPDLTMVDLPGITRVPVHGQPEDIYEQISEIIMEYIKPEESIILNVLSATVDFPTCESIRMSQRVDKSGERTLAVVTKADKAPEGLLEKVTADDVNIGLGYVCVRNRIGEESYEEAREEEAHLFQSHPLLSKIDKSIVGVPVLAQKLVHIQATIISKCLPEIVRKINDKLNSSMSELNKMPQHLSSVSEAMTVFMRIIGFSKESLRKILMRGEFDEYPEDRKMHCTARLVEMLNQYAGELQKSAENKLTENFLMDEMRVLDEVKGIGLPNFLPRTAFLVILQKKVKEISKTPVDFMAKVWDYIETVLITVFMNHCKNYPQLQSAMRRATHNLVAKIKDESLDRVMEIVEMENLADYTCSPEYMSDWGKLMAQQNLFMEVMNDHSKPTRIMVEGFGEIEVGHLCGHSDVLEQAFDMKMRITAYWKVVLKRLVDSMALHLLLRIRNLVDHDIEAEIVNELMGSPVGGPGAIQRMLEESPSAAKKRERLNRSIKLLKDSKEVVAHIIDRITVVD; the protein is encoded by the coding sequence atgggtTCACGCTACTCAACAACAGCTCAACAACAGCTACAGAATGCCCATGTGGAGGACGAAGAAGGTAATCCAAGACTCTCAATAATGGCTGAAGATGGAGAAGAAACATCTCTTCCCATTTCAGCCCATCCGCCGCTGATGTTTTCCTTCAACGAGCGTATCCGCCCTCTGCTCGACGTGGTCGACAAGCTGCGCCACCTCAAAGTGGCCCAAGAAGGCATCCAGCTCCCAACCATAGTTGTGGTTGGCGACCAATCATCTGGAAAATCAAGTGTGCTGGAGTCCCTAGCTGGCATAAGTCTCCCCCGTGGCCAAGGCATTTGCACCAGGGTTCCCCTGATCATGAGGCTTCAACACCACCAAAATCCTCAACCGGAGCTCCACCTGGAGTACCATGGCAAAATAGTCCCAACCGGCGAAACCCACGTCGCGGAAGCCATTGTTTTGGCAACTGATGAGATTGCAGGCAATGAGAAGGGAATATCAAACGTCCCATTGACTCTGGTTGTCAAAAAGAAAGGTGTTCCGGATCTTACTATGGTGGATCTCCCTGGGATCACTCGGGTGCCTGTTCATGGCCAACCTGAGGACATATATGAGCAGATCTCAGAGATTATAATGGAGTACATCAAACCAGAAGAGAGCATAATACTGAATGTTTTGTCTGCCACTGTCGATTTCCCTACATGTGAATCAATAAGGATGTCTCAGCGTGTCGACAAGTCCGGTGAGAGGACTCTTGCTGTGGTTACCAAAGCCGATAAAGCTCCTGAAGGTTTGCTTGAGAAGGTTACTGCTGATGATGTTAACATTGGGCTCGGTTATGTATGCGTGAGGAACCGGATTGGGGAAGAGTCCTATGAGGAAGCCCGTGAGGAAGAAGCCCATCTGTTTCAAAGTCATCCTTTGCTGTCCAAAATTGATAAGTCCATAGTTGGAGTTCCAGTTCTTGCTCAGAAGCTGGTGCATATACAGGCTACAATTATCTCCAAATGTTTGCCGGAGATTGTGCGGAAGATAAACGACAAGCTGAATTCCAGCATGTCGGAGTTGAATAAAATGCCACAGCATCTATCTTCAGTTAGTGAAGCAATGACGGTTTTTATGAGGatcattgggttttcgaaagaGTCTCTGAGGAAAATCCTCATGAGAGGCGAGTTTGATGAATACCCAGAAGACAGAAAAATGCATTGCACTGCTCGGTTGGTTGAAATGCTGAACCAATATGCCGGTGAGCTTCAAAAGAGTGCAGAAAATAAGTTGACGGAGAACTTTCTAATGGATGAGATGAGGGTCCTAGATGAAGTTAAAGGAATTGGGCTACCCAACTTCCTCCCTCGCACTGCCTTCCTTGTAATTCTCCAAAAAAAGGTCAAGGAGATATCCAAAACGCCGGTTGATTTCATGGCGAAAGTGTGGGACTACATTGAAACTGTGCTCATAACTGTTTTCATGAACCATTGCAAAAATTACCCTCAACTCCAATCGGCTATGAGGAGGGCGACCCATAATCTTGTAGCAAAGATAAAAGATGAATCTTTGGATAGAGTGATGGAGATTGTAGAGATGGAGAACCTCGCGGATTATACTTGCAGTCCGGAGTACATGTCAGACTGGGGTAAGCTAATGGCTCAACAGAATTTGTTCATGGAGGTCATGAATGATCACTCCAAACCAACAAGGATAATGGTTGAAGGTTTCGGGGAGATAGAGGTTGGGCATCTTTGCGGTCATTCAGATGTTTTAGAGCAAGCATTTGACATGAAAATGAGGATCACTGCATATTGGAAGGTTGTCCTGAAAAGGTTGGTCGATAGCATGGCTCTGCACTTGCTGCTACGCATTCGGAACTTGGTTGACCACGACATTGAAGCAGAGATTGTGAATGAGCTTATGGGATCTCCAGTGGGCGGTCCAGGTGCAATACAAAGGATGCTCGAAGAATCTCCATCTGCTGCAAAAAAGCGTGAGAGGCTGAACAGGAGTATCAAGTTGCTTAAGGACTCTAAGGAGGTTGTGGCTCATATCATCGATAGGATCACTGTCGTTGATTAA